The following are encoded in a window of Perca fluviatilis chromosome 21, GENO_Pfluv_1.0, whole genome shotgun sequence genomic DNA:
- the LOC120551528 gene encoding stonustoxin subunit beta-like, with the protein MPSGPDSATILSETNKPGKKMKSNKNEKTNAGNVLVYVPGIPEPTSRAELMKHWMHFTLDDKTANKMLWISDRGFKVFRRTEEVCPVLDRPERYEYSPQVVCKEGIWNMRAYWEVEYSGWVVIGVTYEGAGRRAHSGPCGLGENEESWGLCWSGTRYQIWFNGRNNDIKDVPYCSTIGVYIDQPAGVISFYVVTGEGAEREVKLLQKFKTTIEKKILPGFWIGIQSSCTILQRPE; encoded by the exons GGAAGAAAATGAAATCCAACAAGAATGAGAAGACAAATGCAG GAAACGTTTTGGTTTATGTGCCGGGCATCCCAGAGCCAACAAGCAGAGCTGAGCTCATGAAGC ACTGGATGCATTTTACATTGGATGATAAAACTGCCAACAAGATGTTGTGGATTTCTGACCGCGGGTTTAAGGTGTTTCGTAGAACTGAGGAGGTTTGTCCCGTCCTTGATAGACCAGAGAGATACGAGTACTCTCCACAG GTGGTGTGCAAAGAAGGAATTTGGAACATGAGGGCCTACTGGGAGGTGGAGTATTCGGGGTGGGTGGTAATTGGAGTCACCTATGAAGGAGCAGGAAGGAGGGCACATTCTGGGCCGTGCGGCCTCGGAGAAAATGAGGAGTCCTGGGGTCTGTGTTGGTCAGGAACACGTTACCAGATCTGGTTCAACGGTAGGAACAACGACATAAAGGATGTCCCGTACTGCTCCACAATTGGAGTTTACATCGACCAGCCTGCGGGGGTTATAAGCTTTTATGTTGTGACCGGTGAGGGGGCAGAGAGGGAGGTTAAGCTGTTGCAAAAATTTAAGACTACTATAGAGAAAAAGATTCTTCCAGGTTTCTGGATAGGAATTCAATCCTCATGCACAATACTGCAGAGACCAGAATGA